A part of Stigmatopora nigra isolate UIUO_SnigA unplaced genomic scaffold, RoL_Snig_1.1 HiC_scaffold_25, whole genome shotgun sequence genomic DNA contains:
- the LOC144192217 gene encoding uncharacterized protein LOC144192217, protein MDFSLVDLSGSDNEQLERAFLLDDMPIVIPETPSPQLAKRPRRRRALDEAPAPTRTRRAAAAAATEERAPKRRRRVVASPAARRHPSSDTSSSSWSSFFSPSSSSQTTSDDDDVEEGGRAGPSDSLSFLTAEERRWISDECSAAPPAATWDQQDGNLSVRVAQMEEDEAFARSLQAQFDHEEEEESHPRHHLHLSGRRSPRPQSRRGRRNATPSPHETSGNDYEALLALEERQGAVMSQKLTRARIHRFPLKCFDGGGGNTRCQICFCDYERGEQLRMLPCFHDYHAQCVDRWLQENATCPVCRVNLADL, encoded by the exons ATGGACTTTTCTCTGGTCGACTTGAGCGGTTCTGACAACGAGCAACTGGAGCGAGCTTTTCTCCTGGACGACATGCCGATCGTCATCCCGGAGACGCCCAG CCCGCAACTGGCCAAACGGCCGCGACGCAGGCGGGCGCTTGATGAAGCGCCGGCTCCG ACCAGGACACGCCgtgccgctgccgccgccgccaccgaggAGCGGGCGCCCAAACGCAGGAGGAGAGTGGTGGCGTCGCCGGCCGCTCGCCGCCATCCTTCCTCGGACACTTCCTCGTCTTCCTGGTCCTCCTTTTTCTCCCCCTCGTCTTCCTCTCAAACGACTTCGGACGACGATGACGTGGAGGAGGGGGGCCGGGCGGGACCGTCCGATTCGCTGTCCTTCCTGACGGCCGAAGAGAGGAGGTGGATCAGCGACGAGTGCTCCGCCGCCCCGCCGG CGGCGACGTGGGACCAACAGGACGGCAACCTGTCGGTGCGCGTGGCGCAGATGGAGGAAGATGAAGCCTTTGCGCGAAGCCTCCAG GCGCAGTTTGAccacgaggaggaggaggagagccaTCCTCGCCACCATCTTCATCTCAGC GGCCGTCGGTCGCCGCGTCCCCAGAGCCGGCGTGGGCGCAGGAACGCCACGCCGTCGCCGCACGAAACTTCCGGGAACGACTACGAG GCCCTCCTGGCGTTGGAGGAGCGCCAAGGCGCGGTGATGTCACAGAAGCTGACGCGCGCCCGCATCCATCGCTTTCCGCTTAAGTGCTTTGACGGCGGGGGCGGGAACACGCG GTGTCAGATTTGCTTCTGCGACTACGAGCGTGGCGAGCAGCTGAGGATGCTGCCTTGTTTCCACGACTACCACGCCCAATGCGTGGACCGCTGGCTGCAG GAGAACGCCACCTGCCCCGTGTGCAGAGTCAACCtggctgacctttga
- the fcsk gene encoding L-fucose kinase isoform X2 — MESVDNGVSKRPEVSAFCWTAVVLTCRHEDSAEAFRRELDLRQRAGRLSASTMLLTVPDREEPLGSGGATLNALLVVAEHLSSRAGYTVVTADVLDDARILVLHTGRDFPWSPCSRAFSWLSVEESSFSAQAPVCCVDVLLSRLTRQLCPGSPPGVWVCSTDMTFTLPEDFALSWEKLSGVVAVALPGELSYALRHGVYLSDAEGGVGDIVYKGSPESVRRAAMGDGKVPLVSGPVFFGRAVAEKLLQMHVTPPLDGCTYLGLDSGAPPLQLSLFLDLLKCLCRDVSREQFVDGAPAASRRGRKELWRILRGTAFSLAYVPGGGYDYMSLSGREHILRLTREPGGTHALSHIQVEVDVSPGSRVINSVLEGSVAVDAGAVVQHCRLQGPLRIPSGCLLSGLDGWPGAGGPALRPDTVIQGHRVRLGRRKLSVYTVLGALDDLELCCHDQGATFLNAPWSVFFHGTGVGPQDLWDSGQSRTLHGARLFPVPRRGDGGAWGAARFLAGDGDQEGARRWRRARRLSFREILSLTRQEAELRRREDLLFLAGRKRAGDALMRPSDVCLLPIFRAAVAGGQQGALLRLLDELAATGGGAERHEDNNEESLGEPRDLGVSARCLACVADVLACWAEAQGGGGLRSGPAANRHWSAAYSLLEEGRPKAGVRALAAERARWLGRPDLLVRASRHYEGAAQVLLRRAVMRSRDFAGVDRGELPPLDRWHQVDCPARIDLAGGWSDTPPMAFERGGCVTNVAVKVDGRRAIGARARRVPRPGLLLLTRAGGRDSDVVTETRCERVEDLADYCQPNAPGALLKAACVCAGVASPSSSEPLESQLMSRWGGGLEIHAWSALPAGSGLGTSSILAGALLAAIYQATGRSYSRDALIHAVLHLEQVLTTGGGWQDQVGGLEGGIKVGRSEARLPLRVHVERPAVPDGFLRTLERHLLLVYTGKTRLARNLLQAVVRRWYSRLPATVRDVAELVDNGEDCARACREGCLSAVGVCLDRSWRHKKCMAPGCEPTTVRAIMEALRPLALGQSLAGAGGGGFLCLLSRLPDQKDAVARVLAAAPGVGEFSVHTVEIDTEGLALLQPV; from the exons ATGGAAAGCGTCGACAATGGAGTCTCCAAGCGCCCGGAGGTGTCCGCGTTCTGCTGGACCGCGGTGGTCCTCACTTGCCGGCACGAGGACAGCGCGGAAGCCTTCCGCAGAG AGTTGGACTTGCGTCAGCGTGCCGGTCGCCTGAGCGCCAGTACTATGCTGCTGACGGTACCGGACCGCGAGGAACCGCTAGGCAGCGGCGGAGCCACGCTCAACGCCCTCCTGGTGGTGGCCGAGCACCTGAGCAGTCGGGCGGGATACACG GTGGTGACGGCCGACGTCTTAGACGACGCTCGCATCCTGGTCCTGCACAcg GGTCGCGATTTCCCGTGGAGTCCCTGCAGTCGGGCCTTCTCCTGGCTGTCCGTGGAGGAGTCGTCCTTCTCGGCGCAGGCGCCCGTCTGCTGCGTGGACGTCCTGCTGAGCCGCCTGACCCGACAG CTTTGCCCCGGTTCCCCTCCCGGCGTCTGGGTTTGCAGCACCGACATGACCTTCACCCTCCCCGAAGACTTTG CGCTGTCCTGGGAAAAGTTGTCGGGCGTGGTGGCCGTGGCGCTCCCCGGCGAGCTCTCCTACGCCCTCCGTCACGGGGTCTACTTGAGCGATGCAGAG GGTGGCGTCGGGGACATCGTCTACAAGGGAAGCCCGGAGAGCGTGCGGCGAGCGGCCATGGGCGACGGCAAAGTTCCCCTG GTGTCGGGGCCGGTGTTCTTTGGCCGAGCGGTGGCCGAAAAACTCCTGCAGATGCACGTGACGCCTCCCCTGGACGGCTGCACCTACCTGGGCTTGGACTCTGGAGCTCCGCCTCTCCAG tTGTCTCTTTTCTTGGACCTCCTGAAATGCCTGTGCCGGGATGTGAGCCGGGAGCAGTTTGTGGACGGCGCCCCCGCCGCCTCGCGCCGCGGCCGGAAGGAGCTGTGGCGTATCCTGAGGGGCACCGCCTTCAGCTTGG CGTACGTCCCGGGCGGCGGCTACGACTACATGTCGCTGTCCGGGAGGGAGCACATCCTCCGCTTGACCCGTGAGCCCGGGGGGACGCACGCCCTCTCCCACATCCAG GTGGAAGTCGACGTCAGCCCGGGAAGTCGGGTCATCAACAGCGTCCTGGAGGGCTCCGTGGCCGTGGACGCCGGCGCCGTCGTGCAACACTGCCGCCTTCAG GGTCCCCTGCGCATCCCCTCCGGTTGCCTGCTGTCGGGCCTGGACGGATGGCCCGGGGCGGGCGGGCCGGCGCTGCGCCCAGACACGGTCATTCAGGGACACCGCGTCCGACTGGGGCGTCGCAAGCTGAGCGTCTACACCGTGCTGGGAGCACTGGACGACCTGGAG CTGTGTTGCCACGACCAGGGCGCGACCTTCCTCAACGCGCCTTGGAGCGTCTTCTTCCACGGGACCGGCGTCGGGCCCCAAGACCTTTGGGATTCGGGCCAAAGTCGCACGCTCCACGGGGCGCGCCTCTTCCCGGTCCCACGCCGCGGAGACGGCGGCGCCTGGGGAGCGGCCCGGTTTCTGGCCGGGGACGGAGACCAGGAGGGCGCCAGACGTTGGCGTCGGGCGCGCCGCCTCTCCTTCCGGGAGATCCTGTCGCTGACTCGCCAGGAGGCGGAGCTAAGGCGGAGGGAGGACCTGCTCTTCCTGGCGGGCAGGAAGCGGGCCGGCGACGCCCTGATGCGACCCTCCGACGTCTGCCTGCTGCCGATCTTCAGGGCCGCCGTCGCGGGCGGCCAGCAGGGGGCGCTACTCCGGCTGCTGGACGAGC TGGCGGCCACGGGAGGCGGAGCCGAGCGACACGAAGACAACAATGAGGAGTCGCTTGGGGAGCCCCGTGATCTGG GCGTGTCGGCACGCTGCCTGGCCTGCGTGGCCGACGTCTTGGCGTGCTGGGCGGAGGCGCAGGGCGGCGGCGGGCTGAGGAGCGGGCCGGCCGCCAATCGCCACTGGAGCGCCGCCTACTCGCTGTTGGAAGAGGGCCGCCCGAAGGCCGGAGTCCGGGCCCTGGCGGCCGAGCGAGCCCGTTGGCTCGGCAG ACCCGATCTGTTGGTACGGGCGTCTCGCCACTACGAGGGCGCCGCTCAGGTTCTGCTCCGCCGGGCTGTGATGCGATCGCGGGACTTTGCGGGGGTCGACCGAGGGGAGCTCCCGCCTTTGGACCGCTGGCACCAAGTGGACTGTCCCGCCAGAATCGACTTGGCCG GCGGCTGGAGCGACACGCCGCCCATGGCCTTCGAGCGCGGCGGCTGCGTGACCAACGTGGCGGTGAAGGTGGACGGCCGGCGAGCCATCGGCGCCCGGGCCAGGCGCGTCCCGAGGCCCGGCCTCCTACTGCTCACCCGCGCCGGGGGACGGGACTCGGACGTGGTCACGGAGACGCGCTGCGAGAGGGTGGAGGACCTCGCCGACTACTGCCAGCCCAACGCGCCCG GGGCGCTGCTAAAGGCGGCGTGCGTGTGCGCCGGCGTGGCGTCGCCGTCCTCCTCGGAACCTCTGGAGAGTCAGCTGATGTCCCGCTGGGGCGGCGGTCTGGAAATCCACGCCTGGTCGGCGCTGCCCGCCGGCTCGGGACTGG GTACGAGCAGCATCCTGGCGGGGGCTCTGTTGGCGGCCATCTACCAAGCCACGGGGCGAAGCTACAGCCGGGACGCGCTCATCCACGCCGTGTTGCATCTGGAACAAGTCCTCACCACGG GTGGCGGCTGGCAGGACCAAGTGGGTGGTCTGGAAGGCGGCATCAAGGTGGGCCGCTCCGAAGCACGCCTGCCGCTGCGGGTGCACGTGGAGCGCCCGGCCGTCCCCGACGGTTTCCTCCGGACTCTGGAGCGCCACCTCCTGTTGGTCTACACCGGCAAGACCAGACTGGCACGCAACCTGCTGCAG GCCGTGGTGCGCCGCTGGTACAGCCGTCTCCCCGCCACGGTTCGCGACGTCGCCGAGCTGGTCGACAACGGCGAGGACTGCGCCAGGGCTTGCCGAGAGG GTTGTCTATCGGCAGTGGGCGTCTGCCTCGATCGTTCGTGGCGTCACAAGAAGTGCATGGCGCCGGGCTGCGAGCCGACCACGGTGCGCGCCATCATGGAAGCGCTACGCCCGCTGGCGCTGGGCCAGAGCCTGGCGGGCGCCGGGGGCGGCGGCTTCCTCTGCCTGCTGAGCCGCCTCCCGGACCAGAAAGACGCCGTGGCCCGCGTCCTGGCCGCCGCGCCG GGCGTGGGAGAATTCAGCGTCCACACGGTGGAAATAGACACGGAGGGATTGGCCCTGCTCCAGCCAGTATGA
- the fcsk gene encoding L-fucose kinase isoform X1, whose product MESVDNGVSKRPEVSAFCWTAVVLTCRHEDSAEAFRRELDLRQRAGRLSASTMLLTVPDREEPLGSGGATLNALLVVAEHLSSRAGYTVVTADVLDDARILVLHTGRDFPWSPCSRAFSWLSVEESSFSAQAPVCCVDVLLSRLTRQLCPGSPPGVWVCSTDMTFTLPEDFALSWEKLSGVVAVALPGELSYALRHGVYLSDAEGGVGDIVYKGSPESVRRAAMGDGKVPLVSGPVFFGRAVAEKLLQMHVTPPLDGCTYLGLDSGAPPLQLSLFLDLLKCLCRDVSREQFVDGAPAASRRGRKELWRILRGTAFSLAYVPGGGYDYMSLSGREHILRLTREPGGTHALSHIQVEVDVSPGSRVINSVLEGSVAVDAGAVVQHCRLQGPLRIPSGCLLSGLDGWPGAGGPALRPDTVIQGHRVRLGRRKLSVYTVLGALDDLELCCHDQGATFLNAPWSVFFHGTGVGPQDLWDSGQSRTLHGARLFPVPRRGDGGAWGAARFLAGDGDQEGARRWRRARRLSFREILSLTRQEAELRRREDLLFLAGRKRAGDALMRPSDVCLLPIFRAAVAGGQQGALLRLLDELAATGGGAERHEDNNEESLGEPRDLGVSARCLACVADVLACWAEAQGGGGLRSGPAANRHWSAAYSLLEEGRPKAGVRALAAERARWLGRPDLLVRASRHYEGAAQVLLRRAVMRSRDFAGVDRGELPPLDRWHQVDCPARIDLAGGWSDTPPMAFERGGCVTNVAVKVDGRRAIGARARRVPRPGLLLLTRAGGRDSDVVTETRCERVEDLADYCQPNAPGALLKAACVCAGVASPSSSEPLESQLMSRWGGGLEIHAWSALPAGSGLGTSSILAGALLAAIYQATGRSYSRDALIHAVLHLEQVLTTGGGWQDQVGGLEGGIKVGRSEARLPLRVHVERPAVPDGFLRTLERHLLLVYTGKTRLARNLLQAVVRRWYSRLPATVRDVAELVDNGEDCARACREGCLSAVGVCLDRSWRHKKCMAPGCEPTTVRAIMEALRPLALGQSLAGAGGGGFLCLLSRLPDQKDAVARVLAAAPVSRHRRGAEAFTNTVLPFRAWENSASTRWK is encoded by the exons ATGGAAAGCGTCGACAATGGAGTCTCCAAGCGCCCGGAGGTGTCCGCGTTCTGCTGGACCGCGGTGGTCCTCACTTGCCGGCACGAGGACAGCGCGGAAGCCTTCCGCAGAG AGTTGGACTTGCGTCAGCGTGCCGGTCGCCTGAGCGCCAGTACTATGCTGCTGACGGTACCGGACCGCGAGGAACCGCTAGGCAGCGGCGGAGCCACGCTCAACGCCCTCCTGGTGGTGGCCGAGCACCTGAGCAGTCGGGCGGGATACACG GTGGTGACGGCCGACGTCTTAGACGACGCTCGCATCCTGGTCCTGCACAcg GGTCGCGATTTCCCGTGGAGTCCCTGCAGTCGGGCCTTCTCCTGGCTGTCCGTGGAGGAGTCGTCCTTCTCGGCGCAGGCGCCCGTCTGCTGCGTGGACGTCCTGCTGAGCCGCCTGACCCGACAG CTTTGCCCCGGTTCCCCTCCCGGCGTCTGGGTTTGCAGCACCGACATGACCTTCACCCTCCCCGAAGACTTTG CGCTGTCCTGGGAAAAGTTGTCGGGCGTGGTGGCCGTGGCGCTCCCCGGCGAGCTCTCCTACGCCCTCCGTCACGGGGTCTACTTGAGCGATGCAGAG GGTGGCGTCGGGGACATCGTCTACAAGGGAAGCCCGGAGAGCGTGCGGCGAGCGGCCATGGGCGACGGCAAAGTTCCCCTG GTGTCGGGGCCGGTGTTCTTTGGCCGAGCGGTGGCCGAAAAACTCCTGCAGATGCACGTGACGCCTCCCCTGGACGGCTGCACCTACCTGGGCTTGGACTCTGGAGCTCCGCCTCTCCAG tTGTCTCTTTTCTTGGACCTCCTGAAATGCCTGTGCCGGGATGTGAGCCGGGAGCAGTTTGTGGACGGCGCCCCCGCCGCCTCGCGCCGCGGCCGGAAGGAGCTGTGGCGTATCCTGAGGGGCACCGCCTTCAGCTTGG CGTACGTCCCGGGCGGCGGCTACGACTACATGTCGCTGTCCGGGAGGGAGCACATCCTCCGCTTGACCCGTGAGCCCGGGGGGACGCACGCCCTCTCCCACATCCAG GTGGAAGTCGACGTCAGCCCGGGAAGTCGGGTCATCAACAGCGTCCTGGAGGGCTCCGTGGCCGTGGACGCCGGCGCCGTCGTGCAACACTGCCGCCTTCAG GGTCCCCTGCGCATCCCCTCCGGTTGCCTGCTGTCGGGCCTGGACGGATGGCCCGGGGCGGGCGGGCCGGCGCTGCGCCCAGACACGGTCATTCAGGGACACCGCGTCCGACTGGGGCGTCGCAAGCTGAGCGTCTACACCGTGCTGGGAGCACTGGACGACCTGGAG CTGTGTTGCCACGACCAGGGCGCGACCTTCCTCAACGCGCCTTGGAGCGTCTTCTTCCACGGGACCGGCGTCGGGCCCCAAGACCTTTGGGATTCGGGCCAAAGTCGCACGCTCCACGGGGCGCGCCTCTTCCCGGTCCCACGCCGCGGAGACGGCGGCGCCTGGGGAGCGGCCCGGTTTCTGGCCGGGGACGGAGACCAGGAGGGCGCCAGACGTTGGCGTCGGGCGCGCCGCCTCTCCTTCCGGGAGATCCTGTCGCTGACTCGCCAGGAGGCGGAGCTAAGGCGGAGGGAGGACCTGCTCTTCCTGGCGGGCAGGAAGCGGGCCGGCGACGCCCTGATGCGACCCTCCGACGTCTGCCTGCTGCCGATCTTCAGGGCCGCCGTCGCGGGCGGCCAGCAGGGGGCGCTACTCCGGCTGCTGGACGAGC TGGCGGCCACGGGAGGCGGAGCCGAGCGACACGAAGACAACAATGAGGAGTCGCTTGGGGAGCCCCGTGATCTGG GCGTGTCGGCACGCTGCCTGGCCTGCGTGGCCGACGTCTTGGCGTGCTGGGCGGAGGCGCAGGGCGGCGGCGGGCTGAGGAGCGGGCCGGCCGCCAATCGCCACTGGAGCGCCGCCTACTCGCTGTTGGAAGAGGGCCGCCCGAAGGCCGGAGTCCGGGCCCTGGCGGCCGAGCGAGCCCGTTGGCTCGGCAG ACCCGATCTGTTGGTACGGGCGTCTCGCCACTACGAGGGCGCCGCTCAGGTTCTGCTCCGCCGGGCTGTGATGCGATCGCGGGACTTTGCGGGGGTCGACCGAGGGGAGCTCCCGCCTTTGGACCGCTGGCACCAAGTGGACTGTCCCGCCAGAATCGACTTGGCCG GCGGCTGGAGCGACACGCCGCCCATGGCCTTCGAGCGCGGCGGCTGCGTGACCAACGTGGCGGTGAAGGTGGACGGCCGGCGAGCCATCGGCGCCCGGGCCAGGCGCGTCCCGAGGCCCGGCCTCCTACTGCTCACCCGCGCCGGGGGACGGGACTCGGACGTGGTCACGGAGACGCGCTGCGAGAGGGTGGAGGACCTCGCCGACTACTGCCAGCCCAACGCGCCCG GGGCGCTGCTAAAGGCGGCGTGCGTGTGCGCCGGCGTGGCGTCGCCGTCCTCCTCGGAACCTCTGGAGAGTCAGCTGATGTCCCGCTGGGGCGGCGGTCTGGAAATCCACGCCTGGTCGGCGCTGCCCGCCGGCTCGGGACTGG GTACGAGCAGCATCCTGGCGGGGGCTCTGTTGGCGGCCATCTACCAAGCCACGGGGCGAAGCTACAGCCGGGACGCGCTCATCCACGCCGTGTTGCATCTGGAACAAGTCCTCACCACGG GTGGCGGCTGGCAGGACCAAGTGGGTGGTCTGGAAGGCGGCATCAAGGTGGGCCGCTCCGAAGCACGCCTGCCGCTGCGGGTGCACGTGGAGCGCCCGGCCGTCCCCGACGGTTTCCTCCGGACTCTGGAGCGCCACCTCCTGTTGGTCTACACCGGCAAGACCAGACTGGCACGCAACCTGCTGCAG GCCGTGGTGCGCCGCTGGTACAGCCGTCTCCCCGCCACGGTTCGCGACGTCGCCGAGCTGGTCGACAACGGCGAGGACTGCGCCAGGGCTTGCCGAGAGG GTTGTCTATCGGCAGTGGGCGTCTGCCTCGATCGTTCGTGGCGTCACAAGAAGTGCATGGCGCCGGGCTGCGAGCCGACCACGGTGCGCGCCATCATGGAAGCGCTACGCCCGCTGGCGCTGGGCCAGAGCCTGGCGGGCGCCGGGGGCGGCGGCTTCCTCTGCCTGCTGAGCCGCCTCCCGGACCAGAAAGACGCCGTGGCCCGCGTCCTGGCCGCCGCGCCGGTGAGTCGCCATCGCCGGGGCGCCGAAGCCTTTACTAACACGGTGCTGCCTTTCAGGGCGTGGGAGAATTCAGCGTCCACACGGTGGAAATAG
- the pclaf gene encoding PCNA-associated factor, with amino-acid sequence MVRTKADRVPATYRKVVAATAPRKSLGSSAGNSASPSSSGQASTPSKNKYAGGNPVCVRPTPTWQKGIGDFFGGPGRIPEKENQNPVGEECRDGETAGGSGTSAAVKKSVPLPAYEDNE; translated from the exons ATGGTGCGGACGAAAGCGGACCGTGTTCCTGCAACATACAGGAAAG TTGTGGCAGCTACGGCGCCCCGGAAGTCTCTGGGCTCCAGCGCGGGAAACTCCGCCTCCCCTTCGTCCTCCGGACAGGCTTCGACTCCCT CAAAAAACAAGTACGCGGGGGGGAACCCCGTGTGCGTCCGGCCCACCCCCACCTGGCAGAAAGGCATCGGCGACTTCTTCGGCGGTCCCGGGAGGATACCCGAAAAAGAAAACCAGAACCCCGTGGGCGAGGAGTGCCGCGACGGAGAGACCGCCGGAGGCAGCGGGACGTCCGCCGCCGTGAAAAA GTCCGTGCCACTGCCTGCGTATGAAGACAACGAATGA
- the nedd1 gene encoding protein NEDD1 encodes MDDVTRLLSTGDVVKIWDADSMTLLEELDPHGGRHPLTQACWTADNQHLVSANSSGDRLVVSSLKSPNASATVLGEGKGQTRVSLSSSSQFLASGGLDGRVHLWDLRSSKPLRALKDHVEEVTCVSFAANDSLLASGSAGGRLVVHGLATNTSGKAFGHGGQQPVRDLAPSRLKRTLLGSVSEGGWLSLWDAKTQKELHVFSDAHRAPASGLAFSPVSELLLVSVGLDKKIVCYDAAGKIVVRSIRAEAPLTSVDFTPDGSGVLAGSARGHVFYYDLRKSATPVRVTVAHRGCAVTCLRFHNDRHKAGKTSWPRTSDVKSSLARAGGEAPSSVSSPPSAEPDKGPERFPAVGRNSLDVFSPLRPDAGAVSAAGADGTWAAGQAALPGQEAGGPPKACRGSLDCISPLREGPAGGSRAAPPPPRHFAGSHPSSSAVAALPRREASRGSPDLSSPVREASLGAREAGAPKAASHTAVSPLQDGQAEGVRGTPIYHMPVLEEEEPQAEQPEATPPPMEMARVHVGGPTAVFGCVALAAEKTGEAPFTGVQMDIISDVIHRSMEELRELVHKEVFCLQVEMIRQFCLQMDEFHALMSAQKSANDGLAEENRRLREEILRLGANY; translated from the exons ATGGACGACGTCACCCGTCTGTTGTCCACCGGGGACGTGGTGAAGATTTGGGACGCCGATTCCATGACGCTGCTGGAAGAGTTGGACCCGCACGGCGGACGGCACCCGCTGACGCAGGCCTGCTGGACCGCCGATA ATCAGCACTTGGTGAGCGCCAATAGCAGCGGAGACAGGTTGGTGGTGTCCAGCCTCAAGTCTCCCAACGCTTCCGCCACGGTGCTGGGCGAAGGG AAAGGACAAACGCGCGTCAGCCTCAGCTCGTCCTCGCAGTTCCTGGCCAGCGGCGGACTGGACGGCCGCGTCCACTTGTGGGACCTGAGGAGCTCCAAGCCGCTGCGCGCCCTGAAAGATCACGTCGAGGAGGTCACCTGCGTCTCCTTCGCCGCCAACGACAGCCTGCTGGCGTCCGGCTCGGCCGGCGGGCGGCTGGTGGTCCACGGCCTGGCCACCAACACGTCCGGGAAAGCCTTTGGCCACGGCGGGCAGCAG CCGGTACGCGACCTGGCCCCCTCGCGGCTGAAGCGCACCCTGCTGGGCAGCGTCTCGGAGGGCGGCTGGCTCTCCCTGTGGGACGCCAAGACGCAGAAGGAGCTGCACGTTTTCTCGGACGCCCACAGGGCACCCGCCTCGGGCCTGGCCTTCTCGCCCGTCAGCGAGCTGCTCCTGGTCAGCGTGGGCCTGGACAAGAAGATCGTCTGCTACGACGCCGCCGGCAAAAT CGTGGTACGCTCCATCCGCGCCGAGGCGCCGCTGACCTCGGTGGACTTCACGCCGGACGGCTCGGGCGTGCTGGCCGGTTCGGCCCGGGGTCACGTCTTCTACTACGACCTGAGGAAGAGCGCCACCCCCGTCCGGGTGACGGTGGCGCACCGCGGCTGCGCCGTCACCTGCCTGCGCTTCCACAACGACAGACACAAG GCCGGCAAAACATCTTGGCCCAGGACGTCCGACGTCAAGAGCTCCCTCGCCAGAGCGGGCGGCGAGGCCCCGAGTTCCGTCTCTTCCCCCCCGTCGGCCGAGCCGGACAAAGGGCCGGAGCGTTTCCCCGCCGTGGGACGCAACAGCCTGGATGTCTTTTCGCCGCTCCGGCCAG ATGCGGGAGCCGTGTCGGCGGCCGGTGCCGACGGGACGTGGGCGGCGGGCCAAG CCGCCCTGCCGGGGCAGGAGGCGGGGGGGCCACCCAAGGCGTGCCGAGGAAGTTTAGACTGCATCTCGCCTCTCCGGGAAGGTCCGGCGGGCGGGAGTCgagcggcgccgccgccgccacgtcaCTTTGCCGGGTCGCACCCCTCCTCTTCCGCCGTGGCCGCCTTGCCGAGGCGGGAGGCGAGCCGCGGGAGCCCGGACCTCTCTTCGCCTGTCCGAGAAG CGAGCCTGGGCGCGCGGGAGGCGGGCGCTCCTAAGGCAGCGAGCCACACCGCCGTCTCGCCGCTCCAAGATGGCCAGGCGGAAGGCGTCCGCGGGACCCCCATCTACCACATGCCCgtcctggaggaggaggagcctcaAGCGGAACAACCGGAAGCCACGCCGCCACCAATGGAAATGGCACGTGTTCATGTGGGAGGGCCGACGGCGGTCTTCGGTTGCGTCGCTCTGGCA GCGGAGAAGACCGGCGAGGCCCCGTTCACCGGCGTCCAGATGGACATCATCTCCGACGTCATCCACCGGTCGATGGAAGAGCTGAG AGAGCTGGTCCACAAGGAAGTGTTCTGCCTTCAGGTGGAGATGATTCGCCAGTTTTGCCTCCAGATG GACGAGTTCCACGCCCTGATGTCGGCGCAAAAGTCGGCCAATGACGGGCTGGCGGAAGAGAACCGGCGTCTTCGGGAGGAGATCCTCCGACTGGGTGCCAACTACTAA